Proteins encoded within one genomic window of Pseudorasbora parva isolate DD20220531a chromosome 3, ASM2467924v1, whole genome shotgun sequence:
- the zgc:194398 gene encoding midasin AAA ATPase-domain containing protein isoform X2: MAYPVDILTNVDHESLERAAEEYMSQLPCRSPNTVEYLSLPDSKQIEIGLGNVSFVPLYGADTTKKLLGLFSPDDFTTVVGLYLLGQWWGVEDVLKTAEPSRTGLIKVRTLGERIVLYVLNRIVLRNEKSSEDISFLCHCDQENAKILWKDGEAIGFYSYKPKGSLCRNFLTQCYQLPVMDTVFVRKCHRGKGHGIKILEDFVDSFRNEYIGLKFPLSEAMYKVCEKYFSMYPADKEILWEVEKIGSPFQRTLIAKRLQKLKLNEKDQVVSKLEFEEDDVTAPTEIEITKVQETTEYTEEFVEETITDITTEVDDIPVTRRGRGSNLQRRGIRENSEERLSTNIIRVEDIEAGVESPIEVATEENLDNTFSVKESETLHRNTTDTVIATVTNISELRSSQKEEEHETEKDKATATLEGTPVTHLTTAGEIKSQSEEEREMVSEEEREMVSLEHTVVTQGATIGSIDQSQLQSVVDIEIVKMSTGTEDEQNENLEKNKKIEEDKPVSGTVETYSNTEAIKEVLANKAEAESEVEEYKEKELTVETDSTMNAEIKQVGETVDVVLEIDQDEAPQQSSVESGEVLKLKTTLEEDEETVENSSKMLTLSEAKVELVDLHKLSHKEESDNKKETDIAEQDEIKHTISSEQQVVEEIMRMEEQDGTLDTTEGYNVVTDAKRTPEQLTGYKEQEGKPEPETAEEVEKSKEKTNTEQAKEDAQKKGSTDTPSKSTILDQPVDPGVTVRCLRSTLKPIKITPVRRSTRSKAVIQQAESIEPQSEAKFRTDENPERDEVIAEDVGPEKSEKANTDVDKTVVIESGSSELLKATDIDNKEITPQITEVTEVNIPLVEAEPDEDLTEKVKEIKKMENKEANLTGQIGSDIEMRSLAQEKDVQEDEAAISTERCLRHRTIRVQSPLRRKFRHVQKQEAEADVEHQERHTVVTKNTTESVSMTEEKVEEMDQVVNKMENKKANLAELGPMEEPGMIINENKNTSASTEETVNVCLPIITTETRFESLDDMANAKPVETAVVDVEKSKLLMGVEIDDQEKEAEPDKEREIEDGTPVVKLQKATVVLVDLNKLTQNTEEAGTPDVLKHPQMEEHLELGVPDKSELELCKLKSEEGGHKEDIQTHEDTEIIPEEEKIEEENTVEEQNKLDKQDMVFEEQKPTEDLATMPAQSNLVENTKNENNQNKDEGVSSLSQEKENNEIVTEQSVDKVDQVGVEIDKEKEPQQSTVEVTEKVIPFVEAGSEGDVLEKEVKEINNMENRETNLAATKDIYEAPEMREEANLDQQKNQTAETETPMDVDTVVSKEQTYVVEGTTIQIEEVSQVESTETNQSDNAKIRRRSSRLSAKSVTSTQNTRKSTRLHKGELEPVKEADMSRNEYKESSATTEGTVNVCIPIITVEMNLESPNEILNTNVEKTSAVGPETSVLQMGVETENKKEAPKILEEVTLEEPGEEVEKGDTPIVQLPKATVVLVDLNKLSQSTEEKSDTPEVLAYSKTEEKLELDESDKSEYQLCIQTSEHVEQFEELQKEENTENTPEEEEDKMEEVNPVEVQNKLDQQEMSCEGQKLTDVLKEQNYVKETEIVEEYKAVIDEDVQEAVTSIEHPDATTMADKTNIFKETENYKDIVSKEKKHDSDVEMSSLAQEAPEAVQEILEEEVPFSTEIILRRRKIKVQSPPTRKSRRVQNQEVEAAVEHQERHTVVTKNITQAVSEETVEAMEPVEEDNEEVVPPVEGEPEKDVTEKGIEEINKMEDKKTHLENDAAPGMGRDKASLKQHEKESLVKNDKETAASEKHMDKVPLVCKEQTYVIEETTIQVEEKVSQMESSENKSERITRRGLRISAQSVTSAQKTRKSTRLHTAELEQVKDADMSRNEGISSMTVETVNICVPIISADTHMGSPGKNGNLVETTSYEQERVITTDKGKVDEGLPDKASDEHVETKNSTETTENEIMIEMDKTQKVVDGGVQEDEKAESQQEDTDQKPEENIQDKREEKIRTSSVEEDATQQEEAVSKEENVGGTNLKNEFKTTAMEGSVDLESSDQETPLITRRSLRYRTVTVQSTPRRKLKQLHRQEMESEKETMDNICGNEIDSADNLSIPIEGEKEALNVEKNITEFEHLKTKEGEGIIQVNIEGKAKETETKNDTVEEGNDINESNSASPEIDEQDNTQEKNLEKDVQVPKEHKESSVQEEEEKERLQEKENEGAVEGSSFDLEETAVERKTLRKRVTVETAAPRKSKRLRRQEHDGEQAKEAVMGQTETIEVTFTDNVELSSEVPTEVPAEVFEGSKLGGEIQKNISKGTKSDGDCDIHEDTKTDAGEAQEEPNEKGSNTPQTDEDNEEVMEQNSKKIEQTGEMEKVIEQNVETEEFSTNEGFTLELAVEETSDQEEVKADEESRVATEATKDIFTSAIKSDEGEENISNEDEKGLISEKHVLQSSSIISSSRRRSMRLQMHESKKNTMEDESDSEKAEVQQTVKQRHQKKRKAITDLTPARRSKRYVRENIV, from the exons ATGGCATATCCTGTAGATATTCTGACAAATGTGGATCATGAGTCCTTAGAGCGGGCAGCCGAGGAATACATGTCTCAGCTCCCCTGCAGAAGTCCTAACACAGTGGAGTACCTCAGTCTTCCCGATTCCAAACAG ATAGAGATTGGACTCGGCAATGTGAGCTTTGTCCCTCTGTATGGAGCAGATACTACAAAGAAGCTTCTTGGATTGTTCTCACCTGATGACTTTACCACAG TTGTTGGGCTTTATTTGTTGGGTCAGTGGTGGGGAGTTGAAGATGTTCTTAAAACAGCAGAGCCCTCAAGAACAGGCCTGATCAAG GTCAGGACTCTTGGGGAGAGGATAGTCCTGTATGTTCTCAACAGAATTGTGTTGAGAAATGAGAAGAGCAGTGAAGATATTTCCTTTCTCTGCCATTGTGATcaagaaaatgcaaaaatactatggaaggaTGGAGAGGCCATTGGCTTTTACTCATACAAACCAAAAG GTAGCTTGTGCAGAAACTTCTTGACCCAGTGCTATCAACTTCCTGTCATGGACACAGTATTTGTCAGGAAGTGTCATCGGGGCAAGGGTCATGGCATAAAGATACTGGAAGACTTTGTTGATAGCTTCAGAAATGAGTATATAGGGTTAAAATTCCCTCTTTCAGAAGCTATGTATAAAG TTTGTGAAAAGTACTTCAGTATGTATCCAGCAGACAAAGAGATTCTGTGGGAAGTGGAGAAAATAGGAAGCCCTTTCCAGAGAACTCTAATAGCAAAAAGGCTACAGAAGTTGAAGCTAAATG AGAAGGACCAGGTTGTGAGCAAACTGGAATTTGAGGAAGATGATGTCACTGCTCcaacagaaattgagatcaCAAAGGTTCAGGAAACCACTGAATACACGGAGGAGTTTGTG GAGGAGACTATTACAGACATCACCACAG AAGTAGATGACATACCTGTCACAAGGCGTGGCAGAGGTAGCAACCTGCAACGCAGAGGTATCAGAGAGAATTCAGAGGAGAGGCTTTCAACTAACATAATCAG GGTGGAAGATATCGAGGCAGGAGTTGAAAGTCCAATTGAGGTGGCAACCGAGGAAAATCTTGATAACACTTTTTCTGTAAAAGAATCAGAAACTTTACACAGG AATACAACAGACACAGTAATTGCAACTGTGACAAACATTTCTGAGCTTAGAAGTTCACAGAAAGAGGAGGAACATGAAACTGAAAAAGACAAAGCCACAGCTACATTAGAGGGGACTCCAGTCACTCACCTCACCACAGCTGGGGAAATAAAGAGCCAAAGTGAAGAGGAACGTGAAATGGTCAGCGAAGAGGAACGTGAAATGGTCAGTTTGGAGCACACTGTAGTAACACAAGGAGCCACTATAGGGTCTATTGACCAAAGCcaacttcagtctgtggtgGATATAGAAATTGTCAAGATGAGTACAGGaactgaagatgaacaaaatgaGAAtttagaaaagaacaaaaagatTGAGGAAGATAAACCTGTGAGTGGGACTGTTGAAACATATAGCAATACTGAAGCTATAAAAGAGGTTCTTGCTAACAAAGCAGAGGCAGAGTCAGAGGTTGAGGAATACAAAGAAAAAGAGCTTACAGTGGAAACTGATTCTACTATGAACGCTGAAATCAAACAGGTTGGGGAAACTGTAGATGTAGTTCTAGAAATAGACCAAGATGAAGCACCACAACAGTCATCTGTAGAGTCTGGTGAGGTACTAAAATTGAAAACAACACTCGAAGAAGATGAGGAGACAGTGGAGAATAGCTCTAAAATGTTGACATTGAGTGAAGCTAAAGTTGAACTTGTAGATTTGCATAAACTTTCTCATAAAGAGGAAAGTGATAATAAGAAAGAGACAGATATTGCTGAACAAgatgaaataaaacacacaatttcaTCGGAGCAACAAGTAGTTGAAGAGATTATGAGAATGGAGGAACAAGATGGTACATTGGACACAACAGAAGGATATAATGTAGTAACTGATGCCAAAAGAACTCCAGAACAATTAACTGGATACAAAGAACAAGAGGGTAAGCCAGAACCAGAAACCGCAGAGGAAGTTGAGAAATCAAAGGAGAAAACAAACACTGAACAAGCTAAAGAGGATGCGCAAAAGAAAGGATCTACTGACACCCCAAGTAAATCAACAATTCTAGATCAACCAGTTGACCCTGGGGTGACAGTTAGATGTCTCAGAAGCACCTTGAAACCAATCAAGATCACCCCTGTTAGAAGATCTACACGTAGCAAAGCAGTGATTCAGCAGGCAGAAAGTATAGAACCACAAAGTGAGGCCAAATTTAGGACTGATGAAAACCCAGAGAGGGATGAAGTTATTGCAGAGGATGTAGGTCCTGAGAAGAGTGAAAAGGCAAACACAGATGTTGATAAAACAGTAGTCATTGAATCTGGAAGTTCTGAACTGCTGAAAGCTACAGACATAGATAACAAAGAGATAACACCTCAGATTACAGAGGTTACTGAGGTGAACATCCCACTTGTAGAAGCAGAACCTGATGAGGATCTAACAGAAAAAGTTAAAGAAATCAAAAAGATGGAGAACAAGGAAGCAAATTTAACTGGACAAATAGGCAGTGACATAGAGATGCGCAGTCTTGCTCAGGAGAAAGATGTCCAGGAAGACGAGGCAGCAATCAGCACTGAAAGATGTCTCAGACATAGAACAATAAGAGTTCAGTCTCCTCTGAGAAGGAAATTTAGACATGTACAAAAACAAGAAGCTGAAGCTGATGTTGAACATCAGGAAAGACACACAGTGGTGACCAAGAATACAACTGAATCAGTCTCAATGACAGAAGAGAAAGTTGAAGAAATGGATCAAGTTGTCAACAAGATGGAGAACAAGAAAGCAAATTTAGCTGAGTTGGGGCCAATGGAAGAACCAGGGATGATtataaatgaaaacaaaaatactTCAGCATCAACAGAAGAGACTGTGAATGTCTGTTTACCAATTATTACAACAGAGACCAGATTTGAAAGTCTTGATGATATGGCAAACGCAAAGCCTGTGGAAACTGCAGTTGTTGATGTTGAGAAATCCAAGCTACTTATGGGTGTAGAAATAGATGATCAAGAAAAAGAAGCAGAACCTGATaaggagagagagatagaggatGGTACTCCAGTAGTAAAATTACAAAAAGCCACAGTAGTACTTGTAGATTTAAACAAACTTACCCAAAATACAGAAGAGGCTGGGACTCCAGATGTCTTAAAACATCCCCAAATGGAGGAACATCTGGAATTGGGTGTACCAGATAAAAGTGAACTAGAACTATGCAAGCTGAAATCAGAAGAGGGGGGACATAAAGAGGACATACAAACACATGAAGATACTGAAATTATTCCTGAGGAAGAAAAAATAGAAGAAGAAAACACAGTTGAAGAGCAGAACAAACTCGATAAACAAGACATGGTATTTGAGGAGCAAAAGCCAACAGAAGATTTGGCCACAATGCCAGCTCAGAGCAACCTGGTGGAAAAcactaaaaatgaaaacaatcaaaataagGATGAAGGAGTGAGCAGTCTTTCTCAGGAAAAAGAAAACAATGAAATAGTAACAGAACAGAGTGTTGACAAAGTGGATCAAGTAGGTGTAGAAATAGATAAAGAGAAAGAACCTCAACAATCAACTGTAGAGGTTACTGAGAAGGTGATTCCATTTGTGGAAGCAGGATCTGAAGGAGATGTTTTAGAAAAAGAAGTTAAAGAAATCAACAACATGGAAAACAGAGAAACAAATTTAGCTGCAACAAAGGACATATATGAGGCACCTGAGATGCGAGAAGAAGCCAATTTAGATCAACAAAAGAACCAAACAGCTGAGACAGAAACACCCATGGATGTGGACACAGTGGTTAGCAAGGAGCAAACATATGTTGTAGAGGGGACCACCATTCAAATAGAGGAGGTCTCACAGGTGGAAAGCACTGAAACCAATCAAAGTGACAATGCTAAGATCAGAAGGAGAAGTTCCAGACTCAGTGCCAAATCAGTCACATCTACACAGAATACCAGAAAATCTACACGTCTACACAAAGGAGAGTTGGAACCAGTAAAAGAAGCAGATATGAGTAGAAATGAATACAAAGAATCCTCAGCAACAACAGAAGGAACTGTGAATGTGTGTATACCAATAATTACAGTAGAGATGAATTTGGAAAGTCCTAATGAAATACTAAACACAAATGTTGAGAAAACTTCAGCTGTTGGACCTGAGACGTCTGTACTGCAGATGGGTGTAGAAACAGAGAATAAAAAGGAGGCACCTAAGATTTTAGAGGAGGTCACACTAGAAGAACCTGGTGAAGAAGTAGAGAAAGGTGATACTCCAATAGTACAACTGCCAAAAGCCACAGTAGTACTTGTAGATTTAAACAAACTTTCCCAAAGTACAGAAGAAAAGAGTGACACTCCAGAAGTCCTAGCGTATTCAAAGACAGAGGAAAAACTGGAACTCGATGAGTCAGATAAAAGTGAATATCAACTATGTATCCAGACATCAGAACATGTTGAACAATTCGAAGAACTACAAAAAGAGGAAAATACTGAAAACACCcctgaggaagaagaggacaAAATGGAGGAAGTAAACCCAGTTGAAGTGCAGAACAAACTTGATCAACAAGAAATGTCATGTGAGGGGCAGAAACTGACAGATGTTTTGAAAGAACAAAATTATGTAAAGGAGACAGAGATTGTAGAGGAATATAAGGCAGTCATAGATGAGGATGTGCAAGAAGCTGTAACTTCTATAGAGCATCCAGATGCAACGACAATGGCAgacaaaacaaatatatttaaggAGACAGAAAATTATAAAGATATTGTttcaaaagagaaaaaacacGACAGTGATGTAGAGATGAGCAGTCTTGCTCAGGAGGCACCAGAAGCTGTACAGGAAATCTTAGAAGAGGAAGTACCATTCAGCACAGAGATAATTCTCAGACGTAGAAAAATAAAAGTTCAGTCTCCACCAACAAGGAAATCTAGACGTGTACAAAATCAAGAAGTTGAAGCAGCTGTTGAACATCAGGAAAGACACACAGTGGTGACCAAGAATATAACTCAAGCAGTCTCAGAAGAGACAGTTGAAGCAATGGAGCCAGTGGAAGAGGATAATGAGGAGGTTGTCCCACCTGTAGAAGGAGAACCTGAAAAGGATGTAACAGAAAAAGGAATTGAAGAAATCAACAAGATGGAGGACAAGAAAACACACTTAGAGAATGATGCAGCTCCTGGGATGGGAAGAGATAAAGCCAGTTTAAAGCAACATGAAAAAGAGTCATTggttaaaaatgacaaagaaACAGCTGCGTCAGAAAAACACATGGATAAAGTTCCATTGGTTTGCAAGGAGCAAACATATGTTATAGAGGAGACCACCATTCAAGTAGAGGAGAAGGTCTCACAGATGGaaagctctgaaaataaaaGTGAAAGGATCACAAGGAGAGGTCTGAGGATCAGTGCACAATCAGTTACATCTGCACAGAAGACAAGAAAATCTACACGTCTCCACACAGCAGAGTTGGAACAAGTGAAAGATGCAGATATGAGTAGAAATGAAGGAATCTCATCAATGACAGTAGAGACTGTGAATATCTGTGTACCGATTATTTCAGCAGATACCCACATGGGAAGTCCAGGCAAAAATGGAAATTTGGTGGAAACTACTTCATATGAGCAAGAGAGAGTCATAACAACTGACAAGGGAAAGGTGGATGAAGGGTTGCCTGACAAAGCTTCAGATGAACATGTTGAGACCAAGAACTCAACTGAAACAACTGAAAATGAAATTATGATAGAAATGGATAAAACACAAAAAGTTGTAGACGGGGGAGTTCAAGAAGACGAAAAAGCAGAGTCTCAGCAGGAAGACACAGACCAGAAACCAGAGGAGAATATTCAAGATAAGAGAGaagagaaaataagaacaaGCTCAGTAGAAGAGGATGCTACTCAACAAGAAGAAGCAGTGTCAAAGGAGGAAAATGTGGGGGGAACCAATCTGAAAAACGAATTCAAGACAACAGCTATGGAGGGGAGTGTTGATTTAGAAAGCTCTGATCAAGAAACACCCCTCATTACAAGAAGAAGTCTCAGATACCGTACAGTTACAGTCCAGTCTACGCCAAGAAGAAAATTAAAACAGCTCCACAGGCAAGAGATGGAGTCAGAAAAAGAAACTATGGACAACATATGTGGCAATGAAATTGATTCAGCTGATAATTTAAGTATTCCTATAGAGGGGGAAAAGGAGGCATTAAATGTTGAAAAGAACATTACTGAATTTGAACATTTGAAGACAAAAGAAGGAGAAGGCATTATTCAGGTAAATATAGAAGGGAAGGCAAAGGAAACGGAGACAAAAAATGATACTGTGGAGGAAGGAAATGACATCAATGAAAGCAATAGTGCCAGCCCAGAAATCGATGAGCAGGACAATACTCAAGAGAAAAATCTTGAGAAAGATGTGCAGGTGCCTAAGGAACACAAGGAATCTAGTGTACAAGAAGAAGAGGAAAAAGAAAGACTCCAGGAAAAAGAAAATGAGGGAGCAGTGGAAGGAAGTTCTTTTGATTTGGAGGAAACAGCAGTGGAAAGGAAAACCCTGAGAAAAAGAGTGACTGTTGAAACTGCTGCTCCAAGAAAATCCAAACGTCTTCGCAGACAAGAGCATGATGGCGAGCAAGCCAAGGAGGCAGTTATGGGACAAACTGAGACAATAGAAGTGACATTTACAGACAATGTAGAGCTGAGCTCAGAAGTACCTACAGAAGTACCTGCAGAAGTTTTTGAGGGCAGTAAATTGGGTGGAGAAATACAAAAGAACATTTCAAAAGGGACTAAATCAGATGGAGATTGTGATATACATGAAGACACCAAGACAGATGCAGGTGAAGCTCAAGAGGAGCCGAACGAGAAAGGATCAAATACACCTCAGACAGATGAGGATAACGAAGAGGTTATGGAGCAAAATAGCAAGAAAATAGAACAGACAGGTGAAATGGAGAAAGTGATAGAGCAAAATGTGGAGACAGAAGAGTTCAGTACAAACGAGGGCTTCACTTTAGAGTTAGCGGTAGAGGAAACATCTGATCAAGAAGAAGTCAAAGCAGATGAGGAGAGCAGAGTGGCCACAGAGGCAACAAAAGACATATTCACATCCGCAATAAAATCGGATGAAGGTGAAGAAAATATCTCTAATGAGGATGAGAAAGGTCTTATCAGTGAAAAGCATGTTCTTCAGAGTAGCTCAATTATATCTTCAAGCAGACGAAGATCAATGAGACTGCAAATGCATGAATCTAAAAAGAACACTATGGAAGATGAATCAGATTCTGAGAAGGCAGAAGTACAACAAACAGTGAAACAGAGAcatcagaaaaaaagaaaagccaTAACTGACTTGACACCTGCACGCAGATCAAAACGCTATGTTAGGGAAAACATAGTTTAG